A portion of the Myxococcales bacterium genome contains these proteins:
- the groES gene encoding co-chaperone GroES, with product MAKFRPLQDRIILKRVQEEEKSKGGIIIPDSAKEKPIEGEIIAVGSGKVLEDGTVRKLEVKVGDRVLFGKYSGTEVKIDGEERLIMREDDLLGILEK from the coding sequence ATGGCGAAATTCCGTCCGCTTCAAGACCGCATCATTCTCAAGCGCGTGCAGGAAGAGGAGAAGTCGAAGGGTGGGATCATCATCCCCGACTCCGCAAAAGAGAAGCCCATCGAGGGCGAGATCATTGCGGTCGGCAGCGGCAAGGTCCTCGAGGACGGCACCGTGCGCAAGCTCGAGGTCAAGGTCGGCGACCGCGTCCTCTTCGGCAAGTACAGCGGCACCGAAGTGAAGATCGACGGCGAAGAGCGCCTCATCATGCGCGAGGACGACCTCCTCGGCATCCTCGAGAAGTGA